A genomic stretch from Hoplias malabaricus isolate fHopMal1 chromosome 4, fHopMal1.hap1, whole genome shotgun sequence includes:
- the LOC136694893 gene encoding H-2 class I histocompatibility antigen, alpha chain-like produces MSFVPTWRTTVPKSSRCRSADGSRLATSRTRKHTMFYLFTVQSEDSSHNIYQFSVETLLDDTQTDSYSSRDGIRTPKQSWVKEIKESEWRTGTEKLKYEEQWVNEVLQLQLEVFRHKAPERHVLQWRNGCEGEKLPDGSVSTLNCINEYGYDGEDLMSYNWTSRQWSVSVKEAQETVEKFKSGSDPDPALVCQDCVRWMKVYLQYSPQHTPSEYLETSVPDVYVFVKKSQTESSRLTLTCLATGFYPKDLKMRLRRFTTSLPDHLLTSSGVRPNGDGTYQLRKSVDVQEEDTAGYDCYVSHDSFNGSMFKPWDGRCSNCRNNLSPGVIGGVTVGVIEGVILLVLLGAVTFILLSKRGKTVTESMAAVILEEVASTVKLLSFFIGSAMAAFKLEGAVSPEKYPRAKSSSTARRNAGNTCQTNKTLPAPDTHCSLSALSLSLYQDTPLALPLLLRVFNLPLFMDVSLPTSSSTTGDVMEDQIQSEMNLRDLLQFLQTMDSGTVSFTE; encoded by the exons atgtcgttcgttcccacgtggagaacgacggtgccgaagTCCTCCCGCTGCCGAAGCGCCGACGGAAGCCGCCTGGCAACGTCCAGGACAC GTAAACACACTATGTTTTACCTCTTCACCGTCCAGTCTGAAGACTCCTCACACAACATCTACCAGTTCAGTGTAGAGACTCTGCTGGACGACACACAGACGGACTCCTACAGCAGTCGGGACGGTATCAGGACTCCTAAACAGAGCTGGGTGAAGGAGATAAAGGAGAGTGAGTGGAGAACAGGAACTGAGAAGCTGAAGTATGAAGAACAGTGGGTGAACGAGGTTCTTCAGTTACAGTTGGAGGTCTTCAGACACAAAGCGCCAG AGCGTCATGTTCTTCAGTGGAGAAACGGCTGTGAGGGGGAAAAGCTTCCTGACGGCTCAGTGTCAACATTAAACTGCATTAATGAATACGGCTACGATGGAGAAGATTTAATGTCTTATAACTGGACCTCGAGACAGTGGTCAGTCTCAGTGAAGGAGGCCCAGGAGACGGTGGAGAAGTTTAAATCTGGAAGTGATCCAGATCCTGCTCTGGTTTGTCAGGACTGTGTGAGGTGGATGAAGGTTTATTTACAGTACAGTCCTCAACACACACCCAGTGAGTATCTGGAAACTT ctgttccagatgtgtatgtgtttgtgaagaaatCTCAGACTGAGTCCAGCAGACTGACCCTGACCTGCCTGGCCACGGGCTTCTACCCCAAAGACCTGAAGATGAGACTGAGGAGATTCACCACTTCACTCCCTGATCATCTACTAACATCCTCAGGAGTCAGACCCAATGGTGATGGAACCTACCAGCTGAGGAAAAGTGTGGACGTCCAGGAGGAAGATACAGCAGGATATGACTGTTATGTTTCTCACGACTCCTTCAATGGATCAATGTTTAAACCCTGGG ACGGAAGATGCTCCAACTGCAGGAATAATCTGAGTCCAGGAGTGATTGGAGGAGTGACTGTAGGAGTGATTGAAGGAGTGATTTTACTGGTTTTACTGGGAGCAGTCACCTTTATTCTTCTCAGTAAAAGAGGGAAGACTG TGACAGAGTCCATGGCAGCTGTAATTCTGGAGGAGGTGGCGTCCACGGTGAAGCTGTTGTCGTTCTTCATTGGTTCTG CCATGGCTGCCTTTAAACTTGAGGGTGCTGTGAGCCCTGAGAAATATCCCAGGGCCAAGTCTTCTTCCACTGCTCGCAGGAATGCAGGGAACACCTGCCAGACCAACAAAACCTTGCCAGCACCTGACA CTCACTGCTCTCTCAGTGCCTTGTCTTTATCACTGTATCAAGACACCCCTCTTGCACTGCCGCTACTGCTCCGTGTCTTCAACCTCCCGCTGTTCATGGACGTCTCTCTCCCCACTTCTTCAAGCACT actGGAGACGTGATGGAGGATCagatccaatcagaaatgaacCTGAGGGATTTACTCCAGTTCCTACAG acGATGGATTCAGGAACAGTGTCATTTACAGAGTAA